The Anaerolineae bacterium genome has a segment encoding these proteins:
- a CDS encoding ATP-dependent Clp protease ATP-binding subunit, with product MGDKLEKFTKQARKVLKLAQEEAIRFNHSYIGTEHLLLGLLHDKDSVAVKVLEELGINPSHVRRSLERLIKPGRHAPTQLTLTPRTKRVLALAMDEARRLGHNYVGTEHLLLALAKEEEGLAIEVLRNLGVDLEAIRRQTTKLLIESKPQPSTRPPESTTPLLDQLSVDLTALAAEGKLDPVIGREKEIERVMQILARRTKNNPALIGEPGVGKTAIVEGLAQRIVAGEVPEPLLEKRVVMLDVGALVAGTIYRGQFEERLKKVIEEIRRSPVILFIDEMHMLVGAGAAGSAVDAANILKPALARGELQCIGATTPDDYRKYVEKDAALERRFQPVYVSEPTPQETIEILKGIRSRYEAHHKVRITDEAILSAVRLSIRYITDRYLPDKAIDLIDEAAARVRMYKSPHARELLEIFRNLRRIRQRKEEILEFGNYEEAVALRLKEVELEKQLSSLREEWDLSEDLPMVTPEDIAEVVSMWTGIPVTSLAEEETKRLLRMEEELHKRIVSQDEAIETIAKAVRRARAGLKDPRRPIGTFIFMGPTGVGKTELAKALAEFMFGTEEALIQIDMSEFMERHTVSRLIGAPPGYVGYEEGGQLTEAVRHRPYSVILLDEIEKAHPEVFNILLQIMEEGHLTDGRGRRVDFRNCIIIMTSNIGVERLNRAAALGFKATRDEVKDLQTRYEAMKEQVMAELKRTFRPEFLNRVDAVVVFKPLTKEDIKKIVDLEIGKLAKRLEEQKLAIEITEEAREFLAEKGYDPNFGARPLKRAIQRYVEEPLSEAILEGRFKLGDTVVVNLREGGISLDPKGALQKETSPLREALN from the coding sequence ATGGGGGATAAGCTGGAAAAATTTACCAAACAGGCCCGAAAAGTCCTCAAACTGGCTCAGGAAGAGGCCATAAGGTTCAACCACAGTTACATTGGGACTGAACATCTCCTTCTGGGCCTCCTTCACGACAAGGACAGCGTAGCGGTTAAAGTCCTGGAAGAGCTCGGGATAAACCCTTCTCACGTTCGCCGTAGTCTGGAAAGGCTCATAAAGCCCGGAAGGCATGCTCCAACCCAGCTTACCCTCACCCCCAGAACCAAGAGGGTTCTAGCTTTAGCTATGGACGAAGCCCGCAGGTTGGGCCACAATTATGTGGGAACCGAACACCTGCTCTTAGCCCTGGCTAAGGAGGAAGAAGGGCTGGCCATAGAAGTCCTCAGAAACTTGGGAGTGGACCTGGAAGCTATCCGGCGCCAAACTACAAAGCTCCTCATTGAAAGCAAGCCTCAGCCTTCCACTCGCCCCCCCGAAAGCACAACCCCCTTGCTGGACCAGCTTTCGGTAGACCTCACAGCCTTGGCTGCGGAGGGGAAGCTTGATCCGGTAATAGGCCGGGAGAAGGAAATAGAAAGGGTGATGCAGATTTTAGCCCGGCGCACTAAAAACAACCCTGCCCTTATAGGAGAGCCAGGGGTTGGAAAAACGGCCATCGTGGAAGGGCTTGCCCAGCGCATAGTGGCAGGAGAAGTGCCAGAGCCCCTTCTGGAGAAGAGAGTGGTCATGCTGGATGTGGGAGCGCTGGTGGCTGGAACCATCTATAGAGGACAATTTGAGGAACGCCTTAAGAAGGTCATTGAAGAAATACGCCGCTCCCCTGTAATCCTTTTCATAGATGAAATGCACATGTTGGTGGGCGCAGGAGCCGCAGGCTCAGCTGTTGATGCTGCCAATATCCTTAAGCCAGCGTTAGCCCGTGGCGAATTGCAGTGCATAGGGGCCACCACTCCTGACGACTATAGAAAATATGTGGAGAAAGATGCCGCCTTAGAGCGCCGCTTCCAGCCTGTATATGTTTCAGAGCCCACCCCCCAGGAAACCATTGAGATCCTCAAAGGGATAAGGAGCCGGTACGAAGCTCACCACAAAGTTAGGATAACTGATGAAGCTATATTGAGTGCCGTTCGCCTGTCCATCCGCTATATCACGGATCGGTACCTTCCGGATAAAGCTATTGACCTCATTGATGAAGCTGCTGCCAGAGTAAGGATGTACAAATCGCCTCATGCTCGTGAACTTCTAGAAATATTCCGCAATTTAAGGCGTATACGTCAGAGAAAAGAGGAAATTCTGGAATTCGGCAATTACGAAGAGGCGGTTGCTTTGCGCCTCAAAGAAGTGGAATTGGAAAAACAGCTTTCATCCCTCAGGGAGGAGTGGGACCTCTCTGAAGACCTCCCCATGGTGACCCCCGAAGATATTGCTGAAGTGGTCTCCATGTGGACGGGCATACCGGTGACCTCTTTGGCGGAAGAGGAGACCAAACGCCTCCTCAGGATGGAGGAGGAACTTCACAAGCGCATTGTAAGCCAGGATGAAGCTATTGAAACCATAGCCAAAGCTGTCCGAAGGGCAAGGGCCGGGCTTAAAGATCCACGCCGCCCTATTGGAACTTTCATCTTCATGGGGCCTACAGGGGTAGGGAAAACGGAGCTGGCCAAAGCTCTGGCAGAGTTTATGTTCGGAACAGAGGAGGCCCTGATTCAAATAGACATGTCCGAATTTATGGAACGCCACACAGTTTCTCGCCTCATTGGAGCTCCTCCGGGTTATGTGGGGTATGAAGAAGGAGGACAACTCACTGAAGCCGTTCGCCATCGCCCCTACAGCGTGATCCTTCTGGATGAGATAGAAAAAGCCCACCCCGAAGTCTTCAACATCCTCCTCCAGATAATGGAAGAAGGCCACCTCACCGATGGTCGCGGCCGCAGAGTTGATTTCCGGAACTGCATAATTATAATGACCTCCAACATTGGAGTGGAAAGGCTCAACAGGGCAGCAGCCCTTGGTTTTAAAGCCACTAGGGATGAAGTTAAAGACCTTCAGACCCGCTATGAGGCTATGAAAGAGCAAGTTATGGCTGAACTCAAACGCACTTTCCGCCCCGAGTTCCTGAACCGTGTAGACGCAGTGGTGGTCTTCAAACCTTTAACCAAGGAAGACATCAAAAAGATTGTGGATCTGGAAATTGGCAAGCTGGCCAAAAGGCTTGAGGAGCAAAAGCTTGCCATAGAAATAACAGAAGAAGCCCGGGAATTCCTGGCCGAGAAAGGCTATGACCCCAACTTTGGCGCTCGCCCTCTTAAGAGAGCGATCCAACGCTACGTGGAAGAGCCTCTTTCTGAAGCCATCCTGGAAGGACGCTTTAAACTCGGAGACACCGTGGTGGTAAACTTAAGGGAAGGGGGGATCTCCCTGGACCCTAAGGGGGCCCTTCAAAAAGAAACCAGCCCTCTGAGGGAAGCCTTAAACTAG
- a CDS encoding rubredoxin, whose translation MKRYECTVCGYIYDPTKGDPDRNVPAGTPFEQLPDDWVCPDCGATKDMFQPLD comes from the coding sequence ATGAAGCGATATGAATGCACCGTTTGCGGCTACATTTATGACCCCACAAAGGGTGATCCTGACCGTAATGTCCCTGCTGGCACCCCCTTTGAACAGCTCCCTGATGATTGGGTTTGCCCCGATTGCGGAGCCACTAAGGATATGTTCCAGCCATTGGATTAA
- a CDS encoding FprA family A-type flavoprotein yields the protein MPPISIAPGIFWVGINDRTTDLFEGLWPIEREGVSYNYYIILDEKKVLIDLAKGFKTDEFFSNIAEVTNPAEIDYVVINHMEPDHTGTLYTFRQVAPKATIIVTPKGAELLKNFFGITENVKVVEDGELLTLGQRTLRFLHTPFVHWPETMMTYETNSQILFSCDAFGGYGALRGAIFEDECTDLDFYKKEALRYYVTVVATFSGPVLRAIEKLKDLKIDIIAPSHGLLWRKNPSVIVELYRLWASYATSPGEPAVTLIYGSMYGNTEKFMNAVAQGVSREGVPVEIFDAARVHPAYILPYLWTRQGVIIGAPTYEGGLFPPVAHALDIAALKRVMNKKAAYFGSYGWSGGALRRLKEILERLKWELVDTLVFAGRPEPEELKKGEEFGAKFARLIKETP from the coding sequence ATGCCTCCAATATCCATAGCTCCGGGAATTTTTTGGGTAGGCATAAATGATCGCACTACTGATCTCTTTGAAGGCCTCTGGCCTATAGAGAGGGAAGGGGTCTCCTATAATTACTACATCATTTTGGACGAAAAAAAGGTCCTCATAGACCTGGCCAAGGGCTTCAAAACTGATGAATTTTTCTCCAACATTGCTGAAGTCACCAACCCCGCCGAAATTGACTACGTTGTTATAAACCACATGGAACCAGACCACACAGGAACCCTGTATACTTTCCGGCAGGTTGCCCCTAAGGCTACCATAATAGTCACCCCTAAGGGAGCTGAACTTCTAAAGAACTTCTTCGGGATCACGGAAAACGTCAAAGTGGTTGAAGATGGCGAACTCCTTACTTTAGGGCAGCGAACTCTCCGCTTCCTTCATACTCCATTCGTGCACTGGCCTGAGACTATGATGACCTATGAAACGAATTCTCAGATCCTCTTCTCCTGCGACGCCTTCGGAGGATACGGCGCCCTGAGAGGGGCAATTTTTGAAGACGAATGCACCGACCTGGATTTCTACAAAAAAGAAGCTCTCCGCTACTACGTAACTGTAGTAGCTACGTTCAGCGGCCCCGTCCTCAGGGCTATAGAGAAACTCAAGGACCTCAAGATTGATATTATCGCCCCTTCTCACGGACTTCTCTGGCGTAAGAACCCTTCAGTAATAGTGGAACTATACCGCCTCTGGGCAAGTTATGCCACATCTCCCGGTGAACCGGCTGTCACCCTTATTTACGGCTCCATGTACGGCAATACCGAAAAATTCATGAACGCGGTAGCTCAGGGTGTGTCCCGGGAAGGGGTTCCTGTAGAGATATTTGATGCCGCCCGAGTTCATCCAGCTTATATCCTCCCATACCTGTGGACACGGCAAGGGGTCATAATAGGCGCTCCTACCTACGAAGGAGGCCTCTTCCCCCCAGTTGCCCATGCCCTGGACATAGCCGCCCTCAAACGAGTAATGAACAAGAAAGCCGCCTACTTTGGAAGCTACGGCTGGAGCGGAGGAGCCCTGAGAAGGCTTAAGGAAATCCTCGAACGCCTCAAATGGGAACTGGTAGATACTCTGGTGTTCGCAGGCAGGCCAGAGCCTGAAGAACTCAAGAAGGGGGAAGAATTCGGGGCTAAGTTCGCTCGTCTTATAAAAGAAACTCCATGA
- a CDS encoding FAD-dependent oxidoreductase, whose protein sequence is MKPLPLNLVIIGNGVAGITAALELARRKTGEIDVFTKEPYHYYYRPRLPSFIAGELSEKELFPHEPSWYENAGIKIHLSTPVVRLFPERKAIVTADGREYSYRKLLLATGSLPLLPPLEGIDREGVFTLRTLDDARAIKSYSEQCERAVILGGGLLGLEAARALRVRGLSVVVLERASYLLPRQLDEEGARVLQKLVENMGIRVEVSAEARAILGNGKVEGVVLSDGRKFQAQLVLITIGVKCNAGLAREAGLMVEGGILVDERMATSAPDIYAAGDVAYFRGRSWGIIPVALAQAQVAAASMAGEEATYREVVPSNSLKIMDIEVTSAGEVNLPENQGIHLRFSRPEAGIYRKIVLRDGTAVGCVSIGDRKWGAMVEKLIKDKTTMAFEEALKLLEGGA, encoded by the coding sequence ATGAAACCCTTACCTCTTAACCTAGTCATCATAGGCAATGGGGTGGCAGGTATAACTGCTGCTTTGGAACTTGCCCGGCGCAAAACGGGAGAGATTGATGTTTTTACAAAGGAGCCATACCACTATTACTATCGCCCGCGCCTTCCATCTTTTATCGCTGGGGAATTGTCGGAAAAAGAGCTTTTCCCTCATGAGCCATCATGGTATGAAAATGCAGGGATAAAAATTCACCTTAGCACTCCCGTAGTTCGCTTGTTCCCCGAGCGTAAAGCTATAGTCACTGCCGATGGGCGGGAATATTCCTACAGGAAACTTCTCCTGGCAACAGGAAGCCTCCCCTTGCTTCCACCTTTAGAGGGAATAGACAGGGAAGGGGTTTTCACGCTCCGCACCTTGGACGACGCCCGGGCTATAAAAAGTTACTCTGAGCAATGTGAGAGAGCAGTAATACTGGGAGGGGGCCTTCTGGGGCTGGAAGCGGCAAGGGCTTTGAGAGTTCGCGGCCTATCAGTTGTAGTCCTGGAACGAGCTTCCTACCTTTTACCCCGCCAGCTGGATGAAGAAGGAGCACGCGTGTTACAGAAGCTTGTGGAAAACATGGGTATAAGGGTAGAAGTTTCTGCAGAAGCCAGGGCCATTCTGGGAAATGGGAAAGTGGAAGGCGTGGTGCTGAGTGATGGCCGAAAATTTCAGGCCCAACTGGTCCTCATAACCATTGGGGTCAAGTGCAATGCCGGGCTGGCCAGGGAAGCCGGCCTTATGGTAGAGGGGGGGATTTTGGTGGACGAGAGGATGGCCACATCAGCTCCGGATATATACGCTGCCGGGGATGTGGCTTATTTCCGGGGCCGCTCCTGGGGGATAATCCCTGTGGCCCTGGCCCAGGCTCAGGTAGCTGCTGCCTCTATGGCCGGTGAGGAAGCTACCTACAGAGAGGTTGTCCCTTCCAATTCCCTGAAGATAATGGATATAGAAGTTACCTCAGCAGGTGAAGTGAACCTTCCGGAAAATCAAGGGATTCACCTGCGTTTTTCCAGACCTGAGGCTGGAATTTACAGGAAAATCGTCCTGCGCGACGGAACAGCCGTAGGCTGTGTCTCTATAGGTGACAGGAAATGGGGGGCCATGGTGGAAAAGCTGATAAAGGATAAAACCACCATGGCCTTTGAAGAAGCCTTAAAACTCTTAGAAGGAGGTGCATAA